From Sphingomonas hengshuiensis, one genomic window encodes:
- a CDS encoding chorismate mutase, whose product MPDDMLQRYRQSIDNIDAALVFLLAERFKVTQAVGQYKAESGLPPADPGREDAQIARLRALAQQADLDPEFSEKFLRFIIDEVIRHHERLQGGTTPA is encoded by the coding sequence GTGCCGGACGACATGTTGCAACGCTATCGCCAGAGCATCGACAATATCGATGCCGCGCTGGTCTTCCTGCTCGCCGAGCGGTTCAAGGTCACCCAGGCGGTCGGCCAGTACAAGGCCGAATCGGGCCTGCCCCCCGCCGATCCGGGCCGCGAGGACGCCCAGATCGCGCGGCTGCGCGCGCTGGCGCAGCAGGCCGATCTCGACCCCGAATTTTCCGAAAAATTCCTGCGCTTCATCATCGATGAAGTGATCCGGCATCACGAACGGCTGCAAGGCGGAACCACGCCTGCCTGA
- a CDS encoding polyprenyl synthetase family protein, with the protein MSATIHRLGQRPEPSLEPMLSLVAHDMNLVNAVILDRMRSDIPLIPELAGHLIAGGGKRMRPMLTLASAQLLGYPGTRHHRLAAAVEFIHTATLLHDDVVDSSDLRRGRRTANLIWGNPASVLVGDFLFSRSFELMVEAESLKALKILSNASAVIAEGEVNQLSAVRRLDISEERYLDIIGAKTAALFAAACRIAAVVAERSEADEAALDAYGRNLGIAFQLVDDAIDYVSDAGTMGKDAGDDFREGKMTLPVILAYARGDEAARAFWKEAISGRRIADEDFAEAIRLVRASRAVDDTLARARHYGQRAIDSLGGFASGAAKDAMVEAVEFAVARAY; encoded by the coding sequence ATGAGCGCTACCATCCATCGCTTGGGGCAACGGCCCGAGCCTTCGCTGGAACCCATGCTGTCGCTGGTCGCGCACGACATGAACCTGGTTAACGCGGTCATCCTCGATCGGATGCGGTCGGACATTCCGCTGATCCCCGAGCTGGCCGGGCATCTGATCGCGGGCGGGGGCAAGCGGATGCGGCCGATGCTGACGCTGGCGAGCGCGCAGTTGCTGGGCTATCCCGGCACGCGCCACCACCGGCTGGCCGCCGCAGTCGAGTTCATCCACACCGCGACGCTGCTCCACGACGACGTCGTCGATTCGTCGGACCTGCGCCGGGGGCGCCGCACCGCCAACCTCATCTGGGGCAATCCCGCCAGCGTGCTGGTCGGCGATTTCCTGTTCAGCCGATCGTTCGAGCTGATGGTCGAGGCCGAGAGCCTGAAGGCGCTCAAGATCCTGAGCAACGCCAGCGCGGTGATCGCCGAGGGCGAAGTCAACCAGTTGTCCGCGGTGCGCCGTCTCGACATTTCCGAGGAGCGGTATCTCGACATCATCGGCGCCAAGACCGCCGCGCTGTTCGCCGCCGCGTGCCGCATCGCCGCGGTCGTCGCGGAACGCAGCGAAGCCGATGAAGCCGCGCTCGACGCCTATGGCCGCAACCTCGGCATTGCGTTCCAGCTCGTCGACGACGCGATCGACTATGTTTCCGATGCGGGGACGATGGGCAAGGATGCGGGCGACGATTTCCGCGAGGGCAAGATGACGCTGCCGGTCATCCTGGCCTATGCGCGCGGCGACGAAGCGGCGCGCGCATTCTGGAAGGAAGCGATTTCGGGCCGCCGCATCGCCGACGAGGATTTCGCCGAGGCGATCCGCCTGGTCCGTGCCAGCCGTGCGGTGGACGACACGCTCGCCCGCGCGCGGCATTATGGGCAGCGCGCGATCGACTCGCTGGGCGGGTTCGCGTCGGGCGCCGCAAAGGACGCCATGGTCGAAGCCGTCGAGTTCGCCGTCGCGCGCGCCTATTAA
- the hrpB gene encoding ATP-dependent helicase HrpB produces the protein MPDSLPIHAVLPDLLGVLRESSNAVLVAPPGAGKTTAVAPALLGEAWCTGEILLLSPRRLAARAAAERMAALAGEPVGRTFGYATRMDSKRSAATRVTVVTEGIFVNRIQSDPELAGVSAVLFDEVHERSLDSDFGLALARDAQGALRPDLRLVAMSATLDGARFAGLLGDAPVVESEGRSYPLTLRHIGRAAEGRIEDAVAGAIRTALREAEGGVLAFLPGVAEIERTAERIAVPDGAVLHRLHGSLDPGAQRAAIAPDPEGRRKIVLATSIAETSLTLDGIRIVVDSGLARRPRYDRAAGMTRLVTERASQASATQRAGRAARQGPGVAYQLWEEAATAGLPRFDPPEILEADLSALLLDCALWGVADPRDLAWLDSPPEAAIAEARARLTVLEAIDSDGRPTAHGKAIARLPLPPRLGHMLVRAGERGMARTAAEVAVLLGERGLGGSDPDLELRLRRWRQERGPRAENGRRLAERWARLVPAKAPLPLAGGVGGGRDGLAGDRGSPSAPLPSPLPASGERELALAACVALAFPDRIARRRDASGETWASAGGRGFRLDGTSPLARAEWLAVAETQGMAAGARILSAAPIDTAAVESLLGDRIETRRSVTFDAGSGAVQAVRERRLGAIRLSSGPDAAASAAEIEAALLEGVRVQGLGLLPWSDTAQALRIRAGFTGDETLGDAALLADLDEWLPPLLSGKRRLDAIAPEGLTQALQNRLGWDGQRALDRLAPARFETPAGSSHAINYAAEGGPRVELRVQSLFGLATHPTIGNGIPLVLSLTSPAGRPIQTTRDLPGFWAGSWTAVAKEMRGRYPRHPWPDDPAGASATLRTKKADARHAGPR, from the coding sequence ATGCCCGACAGCTTGCCGATCCATGCCGTGTTGCCCGACCTGCTAGGCGTGCTGCGCGAGTCGAGCAACGCCGTTCTCGTGGCGCCCCCCGGCGCGGGCAAGACGACGGCGGTGGCGCCCGCGCTGCTCGGCGAGGCGTGGTGCACGGGCGAGATCCTGCTGCTGAGTCCCCGCCGCCTTGCCGCGCGCGCCGCTGCCGAGCGGATGGCGGCGCTGGCGGGGGAGCCGGTGGGCAGGACCTTTGGCTATGCGACGCGGATGGACAGCAAGCGATCGGCGGCGACGCGCGTCACGGTGGTCACCGAGGGCATTTTCGTCAATCGCATCCAGTCCGACCCCGAGCTGGCCGGGGTTTCCGCCGTGTTGTTCGACGAAGTCCATGAACGCAGCCTCGACAGCGATTTCGGGCTCGCGCTCGCCCGCGATGCGCAAGGAGCATTGCGCCCCGATCTGCGGCTGGTGGCGATGTCGGCAACGCTCGACGGCGCGCGATTCGCCGGGCTGCTGGGCGATGCGCCGGTGGTGGAGAGCGAAGGCCGCAGCTATCCATTGACGCTGCGCCATATCGGGCGGGCGGCGGAGGGACGGATCGAGGATGCGGTGGCGGGCGCGATCCGAACCGCGCTGCGCGAGGCGGAGGGCGGGGTGCTGGCGTTCCTCCCCGGCGTGGCGGAGATCGAACGCACCGCCGAGCGGATCGCCGTGCCCGACGGCGCGGTACTCCACCGGCTCCACGGCAGCCTCGACCCCGGCGCCCAGCGCGCGGCGATCGCCCCCGATCCCGAGGGGCGGCGCAAGATCGTGCTGGCGACGTCGATCGCCGAGACCTCGCTGACGCTCGACGGCATCCGCATCGTCGTCGATTCGGGGCTGGCGCGCCGTCCGCGCTATGATCGCGCGGCGGGGATGACGCGGCTGGTGACCGAGCGCGCGAGCCAGGCATCGGCGACTCAGCGCGCGGGCCGCGCGGCACGGCAGGGGCCGGGGGTCGCCTATCAACTGTGGGAGGAAGCGGCGACCGCTGGGCTGCCGCGCTTCGACCCACCCGAGATACTCGAGGCCGACCTGTCGGCGCTGCTGCTCGATTGCGCGCTATGGGGCGTCGCCGATCCGCGCGACCTCGCCTGGCTCGACTCGCCGCCCGAGGCCGCGATCGCCGAGGCGCGCGCGCGGCTGACCGTGCTGGAGGCGATCGATAGCGATGGCCGCCCAACCGCGCATGGCAAGGCCATCGCCCGCCTGCCGCTGCCGCCCCGGCTGGGGCATATGCTGGTGCGCGCGGGCGAGCGCGGGATGGCGCGTACCGCGGCCGAAGTCGCGGTGCTACTCGGCGAGCGCGGGCTGGGCGGGAGCGATCCCGACCTCGAGCTGCGGCTGCGGCGCTGGCGGCAGGAGCGGGGGCCGCGGGCGGAGAATGGGCGCCGGCTGGCGGAGCGGTGGGCGCGGCTGGTGCCTGCAAAAGCGCCCCTTCCGCTTGCGGGAGGGGTTGGGGGAGGGCGTGACGGGCTCGCCGGGGATAGAGGCTCACCGTCGGCCCCTCTCCCCAGCCCTCTCCCCGCGAGCGGGGAGAGGGAGCTGGCTCTCGCCGCTTGCGTCGCGCTTGCCTTTCCCGATCGCATCGCGCGGCGGCGTGACGCTTCGGGCGAGACCTGGGCATCGGCGGGCGGGCGCGGGTTTCGGTTGGACGGGACGTCGCCGCTCGCACGCGCCGAATGGCTGGCGGTGGCCGAGACGCAGGGCATGGCGGCAGGCGCGCGCATCCTCTCCGCCGCGCCGATCGACACCGCTGCCGTCGAATCGCTGCTCGGCGATCGGATTGAGACGCGGCGGAGCGTGACCTTCGACGCCGGATCGGGCGCGGTGCAGGCGGTGCGCGAGCGGCGGCTTGGGGCGATCCGGCTGTCGAGCGGGCCCGACGCCGCCGCCTCGGCCGCCGAGATCGAGGCGGCGTTGCTGGAGGGGGTGCGGGTGCAGGGGCTGGGGTTGCTCCCCTGGTCCGACACCGCGCAGGCGCTGCGGATTCGCGCGGGCTTTACCGGCGACGAGACACTGGGCGATGCGGCGCTGCTCGCGGACCTCGACGAATGGCTGCCGCCGCTGCTGTCGGGCAAGCGCCGGCTGGACGCGATCGCGCCCGAGGGGCTGACCCAGGCGCTCCAGAACCGGCTTGGCTGGGACGGCCAGCGCGCGCTCGATCGGCTGGCGCCCGCGCGGTTCGAGACGCCAGCGGGGTCGAGCCACGCGATCAACTATGCCGCCGAGGGCGGGCCGCGCGTCGAACTGCGCGTCCAGTCGCTGTTCGGGCTGGCGACGCATCCGACGATCGGCAACGGCATCCCGCTGGTGCTCAGCCTCACCTCCCCCGCCGGGCGCCCGATCCAGACGACGCGCGACCTGCCCGGCTTCTGGGCGGGGAGCTGGACGGCGGTGGCGAAGGAAATGCGCGGTCGCTATCCGCGGCATCCCTGGCCCGACGATCCCGCCGGAGCCTCCGCAACACTGCGCACCAAAAAAGCCGATGCAAGACACGCCGGACCGCGTTAG
- a CDS encoding ETC complex I subunit encodes MKTARIYQRPKNAMQSGRARTQSWVLELESGRAQKADPLTGWNGGAETVNQIRLSFPTLEAAKAHAEREGYAYHVTPAPERKLKLQAYADNFR; translated from the coding sequence GTGAAAACCGCCCGCATCTATCAGCGTCCCAAGAACGCCATGCAGTCCGGCCGCGCGCGGACCCAGAGCTGGGTGCTCGAGCTCGAATCGGGCCGCGCGCAAAAGGCCGATCCGCTGACCGGCTGGAACGGCGGCGCGGAGACCGTGAACCAGATCCGCCTGTCCTTCCCGACGCTGGAAGCCGCCAAGGCGCATGCCGAGCGCGAAGGCTATGCCTATCACGTGACCCCGGCGCCCGAGCGGAAGCTCAAGCTCCAGGCCTATGCGGATAATTTCCGCTAG
- a CDS encoding excalibur calcium-binding domain-containing protein: MFGGELAVAAPGDRPSKTQASKLNRKNSVPRAREVQKAVYASCADARKAGAAPIRRGDTGYSAKLDRDGDGVACER; this comes from the coding sequence ATGTTCGGCGGCGAGCTGGCCGTTGCTGCCCCGGGCGATCGCCCGTCAAAAACGCAAGCCAGCAAGCTGAACCGGAAAAACTCAGTGCCCCGTGCGCGGGAAGTTCAGAAAGCCGTGTACGCAAGTTGCGCAGACGCTCGAAAGGCCGGCGCTGCGCCGATCCGGCGGGGCGACACCGGATACAGCGCAAAACTGGATAGGGATGGCGACGGCGTCGCCTGCGAGCGTTAG
- a CDS encoding NUDIX hydrolase, producing MSTSEEPVEIMWQGKWLVGKRQGKWEFVGRARGMRAVAILAIDAGHVLLVEQMRVPLGKRSIELPAGLVGDHDDSDTFEEAARRELEEEAGYRCDTVELIGPFYPSPGMVSESFTLARATGLTRVSDGGGVDGEDITVHRVALTDIPAFVAAKRAEGYAIDGKLLLVLGPSLLG from the coding sequence ATGAGCACCTCTGAAGAACCCGTCGAGATCATGTGGCAAGGCAAATGGCTTGTCGGTAAACGCCAGGGCAAATGGGAATTTGTCGGCCGCGCGCGCGGCATGCGGGCCGTCGCCATCCTCGCGATCGATGCCGGCCATGTCCTGCTGGTCGAGCAAATGCGCGTGCCGCTGGGCAAACGCTCGATCGAGCTGCCCGCGGGGCTCGTCGGCGACCATGACGATTCGGACACGTTCGAGGAAGCGGCCCGCCGCGAGCTGGAGGAAGAGGCCGGCTATCGCTGCGACACGGTCGAGCTGATCGGCCCGTTCTATCCGTCGCCCGGCATGGTGAGCGAGAGCTTCACGCTCGCCCGCGCCACGGGCCTGACGCGCGTGAGCGACGGCGGCGGCGTGGACGGCGAGGACATCACCGTCCACCGCGTAGCCCTGACCGACATTCCCGCCTTCGTCGCGGCGAAGCGCGCGGAAGGCTATGCCATCGACGGGAAGCTGCTGCTGGTGCTGGGGCCGAGCCTGCTGGGCTGA
- a CDS encoding TPM domain-containing protein: MRLTEADRARVTAAVTEAERTTDGEIVTIVAGRSDAYHDVALHWAVLGMLLVLALLAWQPAPVAWLHARLIDPWSDTPPHWYLTFALVLIAATFLVVRVLLARDALRMLLTPGATKTRRVHARALKLFRTSAEHRTKAATGVLLYLSLAEHRAEIIADAAIHSKVSAEVWGEAMAVLVAAVKDGRPGDGMAEAVARIGIVLAQHFPRSEGDTNELPDRLIEL; the protein is encoded by the coding sequence ATGCGATTGACCGAAGCCGATCGCGCCCGCGTCACGGCTGCCGTGACCGAGGCGGAGCGCACTACCGATGGCGAGATCGTCACGATCGTCGCGGGCCGTTCCGATGCCTATCACGACGTCGCGCTCCATTGGGCGGTGCTGGGGATGCTGCTGGTGCTGGCGCTGCTCGCCTGGCAGCCCGCGCCGGTGGCGTGGCTCCACGCGCGGCTGATCGATCCCTGGTCCGATACGCCGCCGCATTGGTATCTGACCTTCGCGCTGGTGCTGATCGCAGCGACCTTCCTCGTGGTGCGGGTGCTGCTCGCGCGCGACGCGCTGCGGATGCTGCTGACGCCGGGGGCGACCAAGACGCGGCGCGTCCATGCCCGCGCGCTCAAGCTGTTCCGCACCAGCGCCGAGCATCGCACCAAGGCGGCGACGGGCGTATTGCTCTATCTGAGCCTCGCCGAGCATCGTGCCGAGATCATCGCCGACGCCGCGATCCACTCAAAGGTTTCGGCGGAAGTCTGGGGCGAGGCGATGGCGGTTCTGGTCGCCGCCGTGAAGGACGGGCGCCCCGGCGACGGCATGGCCGAGGCGGTAGCGCGAATCGGTATTGTGCTCGCGCAGCATTTCCCGCGTAGTGAGGGTGACACCAACGAGCTACCGGATAGGTTGATAGAGCTATGA
- a CDS encoding TPM domain-containing protein, which produces MSIVRVLLALLLLLPFSAQAQPTFPKLTGRVVDAANLLSPAQEAELTALSDEVEKASSRQFVIATIPDLQGYPIEDYGYQLIRAWAIGQKDANNGIILIVAPNDRRVRIEVGYGLEPIMTDAMSGTIISDIITPRFKAGDMGGGIVAGAQAIAEQMKLPLEAAEARAKAESDKAAAKAPAQRQRKSGGFPVGLLFWGIILAFVLIPMLRSGRKSRRGPWGESRSYRRSGGDGGALPILLWTIASELSRGGHGGGSGWGGGDGGGWGGGGGGGGFSGGGGSGGGGGASGSW; this is translated from the coding sequence ATGAGTATCGTTCGCGTCCTGCTCGCGCTGTTGCTGCTGCTGCCGTTCTCGGCGCAGGCACAGCCGACGTTCCCCAAGCTCACCGGTCGCGTCGTCGACGCCGCGAACCTGCTCAGCCCGGCGCAGGAGGCGGAGCTGACCGCGCTGTCCGACGAGGTCGAGAAGGCATCGTCGCGCCAGTTCGTCATCGCGACCATCCCCGATCTGCAGGGCTATCCGATCGAGGATTATGGCTATCAGTTGATCCGCGCTTGGGCGATCGGGCAGAAGGATGCCAATAACGGTATCATCCTGATCGTCGCGCCCAACGACCGCCGGGTGCGGATCGAAGTCGGCTATGGGCTGGAACCGATCATGACCGACGCGATGTCGGGGACGATCATCAGCGACATCATAACCCCGCGCTTCAAGGCGGGCGATATGGGCGGCGGCATCGTGGCGGGTGCGCAGGCGATCGCCGAACAGATGAAATTGCCGCTCGAGGCCGCCGAGGCCCGCGCCAAGGCCGAGAGCGACAAGGCCGCAGCCAAGGCGCCCGCGCAACGCCAGCGCAAGAGCGGCGGGTTTCCCGTCGGGCTGCTCTTCTGGGGAATCATCCTGGCGTTCGTGCTGATTCCGATGCTGCGCAGCGGGCGCAAGTCGCGGCGTGGGCCGTGGGGCGAATCGCGGTCCTATCGCCGGAGCGGCGGCGATGGCGGCGCGCTGCCCATCCTGCTCTGGACGATCGCCAGCGAGCTGAGCCGCGGCGGCCATGGCGGCGGAAGCGGCTGGGGCGGTGGCGACGGCGGCGGCTGGGGTGGCGGCGGAGGCGGCGGCGGCTTCTCCGGTGGCGGAGGTTCAGGTGGGGGCGGTGGCGCCTCGGGGAGCTGGTGA
- a CDS encoding TPM domain-containing protein: MAAALRLCIPAPPLVLPGEDYGLALGNARGVGCVEAEDGVPLIVAPTEGELRIDTDILPHFRQGKMADGIVAGSTSIIREITA, encoded by the coding sequence ATGGCGGCGGCGCTCCGGCTTTGCATCCCGGCGCCGCCGCTCGTCCTGCCGGGCGAGGATTATGGCCTCGCGCTCGGCAACGCCCGGGGTGTCGGGTGCGTGGAAGCGGAGGACGGCGTGCCGCTGATCGTCGCGCCCACCGAGGGCGAGCTGCGCATTGATACCGACATCCTGCCGCACTTCCGGCAGGGAAAGATGGCTGACGGCATTGTCGCCGGCAGCACCTCGATTATCCGCGAGATCACCGCATGA
- a CDS encoding LemA family protein, with protein sequence MKFRAALALAAAAMLSACGLNSVPTAEENAKAKWADVQTNYQRRADLIPNLVATVKGASASEGKILNDVVSARARATQVQLSGEDLADPAKVSAFNQAQNGLSLSLQRLQEAYPQLQSQGNFKTLMDQLEGTENRIAISIRDYNGAVQAYNTRIRTFPDAIGAKVFYGAKPMTPFEAKAGADVAPPVDFGNAS encoded by the coding sequence ATGAAGTTCCGTGCCGCCCTTGCCCTTGCCGCAGCCGCGATGCTGTCCGCCTGCGGGCTCAACAGCGTCCCCACCGCCGAGGAGAATGCCAAGGCGAAATGGGCCGATGTCCAGACCAACTACCAGCGCCGCGCCGACCTGATCCCCAATCTGGTCGCGACGGTGAAAGGTGCGTCCGCGTCCGAGGGCAAGATCCTGAACGACGTCGTCAGCGCCCGCGCCCGCGCGACCCAGGTCCAGCTCAGCGGCGAAGATCTGGCCGATCCGGCCAAGGTCTCGGCGTTCAACCAGGCGCAGAACGGCCTGTCGCTGTCGCTCCAGCGGCTGCAGGAGGCGTATCCGCAGCTCCAGAGCCAGGGCAATTTCAAGACGCTGATGGACCAGCTCGAAGGGACCGAGAACCGCATCGCGATCTCGATCCGCGACTATAACGGCGCGGTGCAGGCGTATAACACCCGCATCCGCACTTTCCCCGACGCGATCGGCGCTAAGGTCTTCTATGGCGCCAAGCCGATGACGCCGTTCGAGGCGAAGGCAGGGGCGGACGTCGCGCCGCCGGTCGATTTCGGGAACGCAAGCTGA
- the mscL gene encoding large conductance mechanosensitive channel protein MscL, translated as MLKEFRSFIARGNVLDLAVGVIIGASFGTITKSLTDDLIMPVIGAIFGGFDFSSYFIRLGDVPANYTGSLSNYAALKAAGVPLFGYGEFITVVINFVILAFMVFLLVRFVNRAIAVVEKEKAEGTAAPAPDPEDIKLLREIRDALVNRPAA; from the coding sequence ATGTTGAAGGAATTCCGGAGCTTCATCGCGCGCGGCAACGTGCTCGACCTCGCGGTGGGGGTGATCATCGGCGCATCGTTCGGGACGATCACCAAATCGCTGACCGACGACCTGATCATGCCGGTGATCGGCGCGATATTCGGGGGCTTCGATTTTTCGAGCTATTTCATCCGGCTGGGCGACGTGCCCGCAAACTACACCGGATCGCTCAGCAACTATGCCGCGCTAAAGGCCGCGGGGGTGCCGCTGTTCGGATATGGCGAGTTCATCACGGTGGTGATCAACTTCGTGATCCTCGCCTTCATGGTGTTCCTGCTGGTCCGCTTCGTGAACCGCGCGATCGCCGTGGTCGAGAAGGAAAAGGCCGAGGGCACTGCGGCCCCTGCGCCCGATCCCGAGGACATCAAGCTGCTCCGCGAAATCCGCGACGCGCTGGTCAACCGGCCCGCAGCCTAG
- a CDS encoding RrF2 family transcriptional regulator — translation MLTQRSRYALRAMLFLAEQPASGSPIPMNRIAAEANVPRKFLELILADLREAGFLFSTRGKMGGYRLARASHLISLGEIIRVIEGPLALVPCVSRTAYRPCNDCKDEAACAIRQAMARVRDETARILDGTSLADAVAEDLAAA, via the coding sequence ATGTTGACGCAGCGTTCCCGTTACGCGCTCCGCGCAATGCTATTCCTCGCCGAACAGCCCGCCAGCGGAAGCCCCATCCCGATGAACCGGATCGCGGCGGAGGCCAATGTCCCGCGCAAATTCCTGGAACTCATCCTGGCGGATCTGCGCGAGGCGGGGTTCCTGTTCTCGACGCGGGGGAAGATGGGCGGATACCGTCTGGCACGCGCATCGCACCTGATCTCGCTGGGCGAAATCATCCGGGTGATTGAAGGGCCGCTCGCGCTGGTTCCCTGCGTCAGCCGTACCGCCTATCGCCCGTGCAATGATTGCAAGGACGAGGCTGCGTGCGCGATCCGCCAGGCGATGGCGCGCGTGCGCGACGAGACTGCGCGCATCCTGGACGGCACCAGCCTCGCCGATGCCGTCGCGGAAGATCTCGCCGCGGCCTAG
- a CDS encoding sensor histidine kinase, translating to MLPTEPTRWIERLPIWRDRPLAAVAATLGMVGLALLARLAADGVLPPGFPYLTFFPAVLLTSFLFGAELGAVAAVLCGLFAWYFFIPPVRTLNLTLGSAVALAFYAFVTATDIAIVFWMQRANARLRHARERNRALATTRALLFRELQHRVSNNLQVAAGLLTLQKRRIDDPDARAALDESARRIGVIGRISRQLYREDGGAIPLGDLLGPLVADIVEAGGKRVEVAIHDPAALVLSPDAAVPVALVVAESVANAIEHGFAGRDSGRIALTCAQDGGMLRITVHDDGAGLGADFDMQASSSLGLGIAKMLATQLGGSFRLHGGQGTTAELTLPA from the coding sequence GTGCTTCCAACCGAACCCACCCGATGGATCGAAAGGCTGCCGATCTGGCGCGACCGACCGCTTGCGGCGGTCGCGGCGACGCTGGGCATGGTCGGGCTTGCGTTGCTGGCGCGGCTGGCGGCGGACGGGGTACTGCCGCCCGGCTTCCCGTATCTGACCTTTTTCCCCGCGGTGCTGCTGACCAGCTTCCTGTTCGGCGCCGAACTGGGCGCGGTCGCCGCGGTGCTGTGCGGGCTGTTCGCCTGGTATTTCTTCATCCCGCCGGTGCGCACGCTGAACCTGACGCTGGGCTCCGCCGTGGCACTGGCCTTCTACGCGTTCGTCACGGCGACCGACATCGCGATCGTGTTCTGGATGCAGCGCGCCAATGCCCGTCTCCGCCATGCCCGCGAGCGCAATCGTGCGCTCGCCACGACTCGCGCGCTTCTGTTCCGCGAGCTTCAGCACCGCGTGTCGAACAATCTTCAGGTCGCAGCCGGGCTGCTCACGCTCCAGAAGCGCCGGATCGACGATCCCGATGCCCGCGCCGCGCTCGACGAATCGGCGCGGCGGATCGGCGTAATCGGGCGGATCAGCCGCCAGCTCTATCGCGAGGATGGCGGCGCGATCCCGCTGGGCGACCTGCTCGGCCCGCTGGTCGCCGATATCGTCGAGGCGGGGGGCAAGCGCGTCGAGGTCGCGATCCACGATCCCGCAGCGCTGGTGCTGTCGCCCGATGCGGCGGTGCCGGTGGCACTGGTGGTTGCCGAATCGGTCGCCAACGCGATCGAGCACGGCTTTGCGGGGCGCGACAGCGGGCGAATCGCACTGACCTGTGCGCAGGATGGCGGCATGCTGCGGATCACCGTCCACGACGACGGCGCGGGGCTGGGCGCGGATTTCGACATGCAGGCCAGTTCCAGCCTGGGGCTGGGGATTGCCAAGATGCTGGCGACGCAATTGGGCGGCAGCTTCCGCCTCCACGGCGGGCAGGGCACGACTGCGGAACTGACGCTTCCGGCCTGA